The Deinococcus roseus genome contains the following window.
CTGCCAGCAAAACAGCCAGAAGCACCCAGATCCACACCCCTCTGGAGCCGTTTGCCTTTCATGGCTGCTTCCATTCTGGTGGTCGGGCTGCTGGGATATGGAACCATCGGTTTCATTCAGCACTACCAGAACAACACCCTGATCCGGCACTTTGTGGAAATCGCTGTTCGCACCGAGACCATCAAAACCAAAGCCGGGGAGTCCATTGCCCAGGTGATGTTCGCGGCAGATGGGAAAGCCCTGATTGTGCCCATCCAGCAGGCACCATCGGGCCGCACCTACCAGGCCTGGGGACGGGTCAAGAAAACCCCTTATTCGCTGGGCCTCACCAGGGGGGAACCCATCCAGGTGCAATACGCAGGGTTTGAACGGGTGGGCCTGAGCATGGAACCCAG
Protein-coding sequences here:
- a CDS encoding anti-sigma factor domain-containing protein, whose protein sequence is MTHPRDHLISYVLGELPETERGAMEAHLLECPVCSKKVLELQEGMEALVENLPAKPAPDVWKAIQQKLPAKQPEAPRSTPLWSRLPFMAASILVVGLLGYGTIGFIQHYQNNTLIRHFVEIAVRTETIKTKAGESIAQVMFAADGKALIVPIQQAPSGRTYQAWGRVKKTPYSLGLTRGEPIQVQYAGFERVGLSMEPSGGSEKPTQPLGGIDLL